From Cydia fagiglandana chromosome 24, ilCydFagi1.1, whole genome shotgun sequence, a single genomic window includes:
- the LOC134676521 gene encoding lactoylglutathione lyase, which translates to MVVLSIRLSSFFSRTCTYRPYLNIYRTMAQGLTNEEVEALCVKPHEGTKDFMFQQTMYRIKDPRKSLPFYTGVLGMTLLKKLDFPAMKFSLYFMGYENPADVPQDEAKRLTWATTRKATLELTHNWGTESDDSSYHNGNSEPRGYGHIGILVPDVEAACAKFEEQGVKFIKRPQDGTMKGLAFIQDPDGYWIEIFKAM; encoded by the exons ATGGTCGTGTTATCAATTCGCCTATCGAGTTTCTTTTCTAGAACTTGCACGTATAGACCTTATCTAAATATCTACAG gaCCATGGCTCAAGGTTTGACTAACGAAGAGGTCGAGGCCCTCTGTGTGAAGCCTCATGAAGGAACTAAG GACTTCATGTTCCAACAAACCATGTACCGCATCAAAGACCCCCGCAAGTCGCTCCCGTTCTACACCGGTGTGCTTGGGATGACCCTCCTCAAGAAACTGGACTTCCCTGCTATGAAGTTCTCTCTGTACTTCATGGGTTATGAGAACCCGGCCGACGTGCCGCAGGACGAGGCAAAGAGGCTGACTTGGGCTACAACGAGGAAAGCTACCCTGGAGCTGACACA cAACTGGGGCACCGAGAGCGACGACTCGAGCTACCACAACGGCAACAGTGAGCCGCGTGGGTACGGCCACATCGGTATACTGGTGCCCGACGTAGAGGCGGCCTGTGCTAA aTTCGAGGAGCAAGGAGTGAAGTTCATCAAGCGACCGCAGGACGGGACCATGAAAGGGCTGGCCTTCATCCAGGACCCAGACGGCTACTGGATCGAGATCTTCAAGGCCATGTAA